The nucleotide window CCCAGGTCGGGTCACCGAGAACTCCCCACCCTCCAACCCAAGAGAGGAGGGTGAGGATGACAGCGGTGGACGAAAGAATCCCTGAACAGAACTCGCTCCGGGAGGCTGAGATGATTGGTCGTGACCGATGGGAGGAGATTCACCGGCTTGCGGCCGGGCATGTGACCGTAGCGGAGATTGCCCGACGCCTGGATGCCGATCGCAAAACCGTTGCACGCTGTTTGTGTCAACGCCAGGAGGCGTGGCAGCCGTATCGACGATCGGCGCCGACGGAGACGCTCCTGACACCGCACGTGACCTTCTTGCAGGCGCGCGCGGTCGCGGTCGGGTACTCGGCGCGGACAACCTCGAGGGCATCATCGGCAAGCGCCTGGATCTGGGGCCAGTCGAGCCCGGCCGCTTCCGCCCGGTGCACCGTACCGGTGATGGTGCCAAGCCCGACCCGCAAGATGAGACCGCCCCAAGAGTCACTTCTGCCTGAGAATTTCCCGTGTGTGCCGCATGCACAGTCGCTCGGTCGCCATCCTCCCCTCCTCTGGGGTGGACAGCAGGCCCGACCATCCAGCGCCGCAGCGTGTGGGCTATCCCCTCGTGCCAGGATACCCGATCGCCCCCGTTCACGATCGACCGATCGAGGCGTTCACGATCCTCCGATCTTCATGTTCACGATGCGCCGATATTGGTGTTCACGATGGTCCGAAACGAGCGATCACGATGGACCGAAACCCGCACTTGCTGCACAGGCCGCCGGAGGTTTCCCAAAGCCGGCGGAGGGCGCCGACGACCGCGGCGTCATAGCGCACCCAGGCCCGGCGATGCGGCCGCGAGGGCGGAGGCCCGTGGCGCAGGAGGCTGACGGCGTACTTGCGGTGGTACCCGGTGGCCTTCGTGAAGGCGTCCAGAATCTTGGTCTTCTCGGATCGAGGAGCCGACCGGTAGTGGGGGTGGAGGGCCTGGAGGAGCTGGCGCTTGGCAAGGGGAGACATGGGTCTGACCGAACCTCCGATCCTGGAGATGAGCTCGGTCAGATTTTCGATGAGGCAACGGCCCCTCCCAGGGTAAGATTCTCGGCGAGGCAATGCGGCGTGTAGCGTAGTAGATGCCAGGGTGCTATCCTACCTGTCCGGGGGACAGCCTCAGGCAGGTCCTACGTGGAAAACACGTTGCAAAAGACGCGCCTCTCGCGAGATTCAGGAAGCAAGCGGTGGCCAGCGCGAGAGAATCGGCCTTTCAAGCCGGTAACGCGGGTTCGAATCCCGCTGGGGGCACCAGTTCGATCTCGGCGGCTCCGGCCTCGAAGCCTATTCTGCGGTGCGTGCTGTCGCAGAAGGGCTTGTTGCTCGACTGGCCACACCGGCACAGCTTAACCGGACTAGGTTTCTTCTCCGCGGCCTCGCCTGACCGGAAGGACAGCTCGCTCTCCGTGTGCAGGATGATCGGGCCGTTCTCACGGAAGGTGATCTTCATGGTTGGCACCTCCAGAGGTCTGCGGTTGTAGTGCAGTCGTTCTTCGGCAGACCCCGGGGTACCTACCAGGACGGCCGCTGCAGGATGATGCCCGCGGATGGAGAACGGTCCCCGTGAACTACTCGAAGGAGGTGATGGGTGTGGAAAAGCTCCGATTGCCCGTAAAGCTGGACGCTATTTATTCTTTTCTTCTCGGTCTTGCTATGCTTTCTCCGTCCCTTGCCGCCAGTGTTTTCGGTCACGAGGTCAAGGACCCGGGATTGCTCCTCACTCTCTCGGGGCTCTTCATCGGGCTCGGTGTGTTGGTCTGGGTCATCGCGGGCGACATCGAGAAGTACGGCGGCCTTGCGAGCGCCCTGGTATTCGTCCTGTTGATCAGCGCGGTGTTCCTCGTATGGGGCTGGACGACGAACCTGTACACGGCCCGGACCGTACTCGTTCCGTTGATCATCAACATCGTTCTCGCAATCTGGATCTGGTCGGCTAAGCCGAAATCCTGAGGGGCTCCAGAGGATAGACGGCCGGGCGCAACCAGCCCCGGTCAGCAGGGGAGGCTCCCCCACCTCGGGGGAGCCTCCTGGTTTCACTTGCCGTCTTGGCCTTGCTCGCTGTCCTACTTCCCGTCGCCCGGTTCCACCACGCCCTCGGGCACGGGCCGCCGGTTGCGGCCATGCACCCACTGGGCGGCGCGGTCCATCAGCACGTACAGCGCGGGAATGAGCAGGAGGCTGCCGATCGATGAGGTAATCAGCCCGCCCACGATCGCCCGGGCCATCGGCGACTGCATCTCGGACCCTTCCCCAAACCCGATTGCCAGCGGGAGCAGCCCGAACACCGTGCTCAGCGTCGTCATGAGAATCGGCCGCAGCCGACGCTGGCCGGCCCGCGCAATCGCCTCCCGCAGGGGTACGCCCTCGTTCTGCAACTGAAGCGAGTACGTCATGAGGACGATGGCGTTGTTGACCGCGATTCCGACGAGCACGATCGTGCCCAGGCCCGACTGGACGTTGAGCGTCGTGCCTGTCAGCAGCAGCGCGGCCACTACTCCGACCAGCGCGAACGGCACCGCGGCCATTATCAAGAACGGTTCCAACAACCGCTCGAACTGCGAGGCCATCACCATGTAGACCAGGACGAGCGACATGAGGAAACCCGCGAACAACTGAGCGAAGGACTCCTGCTGGTCCTGGAACTCGCCGCCGAACGCGATCGAGAATCCCAGTGGCAGGCGTTCCGCGAGCACCGTGGAGCGAACGTCGCGCAGGGCGGCACCGACGTCGCGCCCGCTGATGTTACCTGTAACCGTGATGATGCGCTCCCGGTTGCGGCGCTGGATCTGCGTTGGCCCTGGCGCGCCGGTGACCGTGGCGAGTTGCCGGAGCGGCACGATGCCTCGCGGCGTGGCTATCGGTAGGCCGCCCAGTTGGTCCGGCGTGGCGCGGTCGGACTCCTGCAGGCGTACGACCACGTCAATGTCGTCGCCTTCGCTGCGGAACAGCGCGGCGGTCGTTCCGCCGACATAGGTCTTGACCGATGCCGCGACCTGGGCGGCGGTCATTCCGAAGGTCGCGGCCCTGGCCGGATCCACCTGCACCACGAACTCCTCGGCGCTCTCTTCGCGACTTACTTGAAGATCGGTGACACCGGGCACGGCCTCCAGGACTCCACGCAGCCGGCGCGCGGTCGCGTTCCCGGCCTCGAGGTTGAATCCCCGCAGGTCAATGCTGATCGGATCCGGAGAGCGGAAGATGAAGAGCGAGCTGGACGGCCTGAAGATGATCGTTGCGCCGGGTACGGTGATGCGGCGCCGCAGGTCTGCTATTACCTGACGCGTAGGTGGGGCGCCCGGCTCCAGGCTTACCCGGAAGGTGCTGGTGTGTGATGCCCCCGCGCCGCCGAAGCCGCCGCCCACGAACGTGGCAACCATTCCAACCCCGGGCGTCTCTTCGATCAACGTCTGCTCGAGGCGTCGGATTGTGCGATCCGATACTTCAAGCGCGGTTCCCCGCGGCAGGTTAACGATCATGAAGAGCTCGCGCTCGTCCGAGCTGGGGAAGGTCTCGCGGCCGATCAGCGGCAGCGCCGACCAGGTGAGCACGATGAGGGCGATGGAAGGCAGCACCACCAGGCTGGGCCTGCGCATCACCGCTGTCAGGAGGCGCCGGAACGCGTCCTCGAGGGCGAGGAGCCTCCGCTCGACGGCGGTTGCCAGGCGGCCGGCCAGGCCCCTGCCGTGCCCGATTGTCAGCGCCCGAGATGCCAGCGACGGGATCAGCGTCAACGCGATTACCAGCGAGCACGCCAGCGAGAACGTCACGACATAGGCCAGGGGCCGGAACATAACGCTGGATATACCGGTTGTGAAGAACATCGGTAGGAACACCACGATCGTGGTAAGGGTGCTGGCCACGATCGCGGTGCCTACCTCGCGGGTGGACTCCTCCGCGGCCAACCGTGGAGGCCGACCCTCCTCGCGGTGGCGGAAGATGTTCTCAAGCACGACGATGGAGCTGTCCACCAGCATCCCAATTGCCAGGGCCAGCCCGCCGAACGTGATCAGGTTGAGCGTGAGCCCGCCCGAGAACATCAACAGGAATGTGGCCAGCACCGAGATGGGGATGGCCGTGGAGATGATCAGCGTACTGCTGATGTTGCGAAGGAAGGTCAGCAACACCATGACCGTGAGCACGGATCCGATCATGGCGGCCTGCTGGACATTTTGCACCGAGCGGCGGATGAACCGGCTCCCGTCGTTGACGGTCGTGAGTTGCACCTGCGGGAACTGTTCTCCGAGCTGGGTGGCGACCTGAATGACCCGCCTGGCAACCGCGACCGTGTTCGTTCCGGACTGCTTGGATGCCGCGATCAGGACCGCCGGGCGGCCGTTGATTCGGAAGAGAGACGTAGCGTCGGCCAGGGTGTCCTCCACGCGCCCAACGTCAACCACTCGCACGGGCACGCCCCCACGGACGGCCACGACGGTCTGCCCGATCGCGTCCGGCGAGGAGAACCGGCCGACGGTCCTCACGATCCGTCGCTGCGGGCCTACCCGCACGTCTCCTCCGGGTTCGCTGGTGCTCTCGGCGCGCAGCGCCTGTGAGACCTCCCGATCGGAGACCCCCAGCGCCTCCAGGCGGCGGGCGTCGAGGCGCACCTGGATAATCCTGCTTCGCGTCCCGCGCACGTCCACATTGGCCACGCCCGCGACCTGTTCCAGACGCGGACGGAACTCGTTCTCGGCCAGATCCCGGAGCGCGCTCAGATCCCCCCGCCCCTCGATGGCGATCTGTACGATGGGCATCAGGTTGGGGTCGAACTTGGACAGCCGCGGCGTCTCCGCACCGGAGGGCAGCCGGCTGCGCACCCGGTCGATCGCCGGCCGTACATCGTTGGCGGCGGCGGACAGGTCCGTGCCCCATGGGAACCGGAGCGTGATCGAGCTGCGGCCCTCGATGGAGTTCGAGGAGACCTCGGTGACGCCCGGCACGGTGCTGAACGCGTTCTCCAGGAGGATCGTGACCTCGCGCTCGACCTCCTGGGGCCCGGCGCCGGTGTAGTTCGTGATCACCGAGAGGGTGGGGTAGGAGATGTCGGGGAGGAGATCCACCGGGAGCCGCACGAAGGCGACCACCCCCAGGAAAGCGAGGGCCAGGTACGCCATTGCCGTGGTGACGGGCTTTGCGATGGCGAAGCGCGAGAGGTTCATGGCTTCTGCTGTTTCGGGGCGCCGCTGCCCGTGCGAACCTTCATCCCATCACGGAGCCCCTGCTGGCCCAGCGTCACGATCGTCTCGCCGGCGCTCAGGCCCTCGACTATCTCGGATCGGCTGCCCTCCACGTATCCTACGCGTACCGGGCGCTCCTCGACGGTGTCATCCTTTAGCACGAACACCACAGAGTCGTCGCCCCGCCGCACCACGGCGTCCGAGGGCACTACGATCGCCTGGCGCTCGTCGAACACGACTGTTACCCTGGCGAACATCCCGGGACGCAGCGCGCGGTCGGCGTTTGGAATCACCACGACCGCACGGGCGCTCCGCGATCCGGCGTCCAAGGCCGGAGCGGTTCGGGCTATCGTCCCCTCGAACAGACGGCCGGGCAGAGCATCCACCAGGATCTTGACCGTACTGGTCTTGCGCAGCCGAACAAGATCGGTTTCAGGCAGGGGCACGTGCACCTCGATGGGTTGCACCCTTGCCACGGTGGCGACCACGGTCTGTGTCGAGATGACCGCGCCGGATTCAACGCCGACGCGAGTGACCACACCGCTGATCGGCGAGGTGATGCGGAGCTCCCGCAGCCGTGCCCGAATCTGGGCGACGGTTGCCTCCGCCTGCCGGATCGTGGCCTCCTGGGCCTCGACATCTTCGGGGCGCGGGCCGTGGCGGACGAGGGCGAGCTGCTCCCTCGCGCCTCGGAGTCGGGCCCTGGCCAGTTCAACATCGGTCAGGGCACGGTCCACCGCCGCTCTTGCCACGAGCCCATCGGCGAAGAGCTGCTGTGTACGCGCCAGGTCGCGCTCTGCCTGCGCAAGGGAGGTTTCGGCCTGGGTAACGGTTGCCTCCACCTGAGCCACCTCAGGCCCGCGCGGCGCGGCCCTCAGTTGAGCCAGGCGGGAACGCTGCACTTCAACCGAGGCCTCGGCCTGCTTGATGGTCAGCTCGAGCTCTGGGTCGTCGAGGCGCGCCACCAGCCCGCCGGCTGCCACCATCGTGCCTTCTTTGACAAGGACCGCGCCGAGCCGCCCTGATACGCGCGAGAATATGTCCACCACGGCCGAGGCGCGCACTTCCCCGGGGAACGTGCTCTGCTCGACCAGGCTCGTGGGATCCACGGTCTCCGTCCTAACCAGCGGCGCGGGCCGCTGCATCGGCTGCGCCGTCTCCTTGACGGTTGCGCGCCCGGAGATCCACCGGGTGGCGCCGAAGATCAGTCCGGCCACCACCACCAGCATCAATACAAACCGGATTGAACGCCACATCTAGCCTTCACCCTTGTGAGTAGATTCGCAAAGAGTTCTTGTGACCAAACACCCGATTGTCGTTAAGGCAGGACCGCACCGTTGCCGTTTGGCGTACATGGATGCTACGATTGCGGCGAACGCGGAGTTCCCCGCAACCCTTATGGCGACCGACCAACATCCAGCCGATTATACACCCGCCGGCGCGCGCGCGGCGACCTCCTTCGAACACGCCGGGCGGCTGCGGCACACCGCTGTCTCCCTCCGAGAGTGTGCCGCCCGCATCAGGCACAATCCCGCCATGGGGCAGGCGCCGAGCG belongs to bacterium and includes:
- a CDS encoding CDGSH iron-sulfur domain-containing protein; amino-acid sequence: MKITFRENGPIILHTESELSFRSGEAAEKKPSPVKLCRCGQSSNKPFCDSTHRRIGFEAGAAEIELVPPAGFEPALPA
- a CDS encoding efflux RND transporter permease subunit, giving the protein MNLSRFAIAKPVTTAMAYLALAFLGVVAFVRLPVDLLPDISYPTLSVITNYTGAGPQEVEREVTILLENAFSTVPGVTEVSSNSIEGRSSITLRFPWGTDLSAAANDVRPAIDRVRSRLPSGAETPRLSKFDPNLMPIVQIAIEGRGDLSALRDLAENEFRPRLEQVAGVANVDVRGTRSRIIQVRLDARRLEALGVSDREVSQALRAESTSEPGGDVRVGPQRRIVRTVGRFSSPDAIGQTVVAVRGGVPVRVVDVGRVEDTLADATSLFRINGRPAVLIAASKQSGTNTVAVARRVIQVATQLGEQFPQVQLTTVNDGSRFIRRSVQNVQQAAMIGSVLTVMVLLTFLRNISSTLIISTAIPISVLATFLLMFSGGLTLNLITFGGLALAIGMLVDSSIVVLENIFRHREEGRPPRLAAEESTREVGTAIVASTLTTIVVFLPMFFTTGISSVMFRPLAYVVTFSLACSLVIALTLIPSLASRALTIGHGRGLAGRLATAVERRLLALEDAFRRLLTAVMRRPSLVVLPSIALIVLTWSALPLIGRETFPSSDERELFMIVNLPRGTALEVSDRTIRRLEQTLIEETPGVGMVATFVGGGFGGAGASHTSTFRVSLEPGAPPTRQVIADLRRRITVPGATIIFRPSSSLFIFRSPDPISIDLRGFNLEAGNATARRLRGVLEAVPGVTDLQVSREESAEEFVVQVDPARAATFGMTAAQVAASVKTYVGGTTAALFRSEGDDIDVVVRLQESDRATPDQLGGLPIATPRGIVPLRQLATVTGAPGPTQIQRRNRERIITVTGNISGRDVGAALRDVRSTVLAERLPLGFSIAFGGEFQDQQESFAQLFAGFLMSLVLVYMVMASQFERLLEPFLIMAAVPFALVGVVAALLLTGTTLNVQSGLGTIVLVGIAVNNAIVLMTYSLQLQNEGVPLREAIARAGQRRLRPILMTTLSTVFGLLPLAIGFGEGSEMQSPMARAIVGGLITSSIGSLLLIPALYVLMDRAAQWVHGRNRRPVPEGVVEPGDGK
- a CDS encoding efflux RND transporter periplasmic adaptor subunit; the encoded protein is MWRSIRFVLMLVVVAGLIFGATRWISGRATVKETAQPMQRPAPLVRTETVDPTSLVEQSTFPGEVRASAVVDIFSRVSGRLGAVLVKEGTMVAAGGLVARLDDPELELTIKQAEASVEVQRSRLAQLRAAPRGPEVAQVEATVTQAETSLAQAERDLARTQQLFADGLVARAAVDRALTDVELARARLRGAREQLALVRHGPRPEDVEAQEATIRQAEATVAQIRARLRELRITSPISGVVTRVGVESGAVISTQTVVATVARVQPIEVHVPLPETDLVRLRKTSTVKILVDALPGRLFEGTIARTAPALDAGSRSARAVVVIPNADRALRPGMFARVTVVFDERQAIVVPSDAVVRRGDDSVVFVLKDDTVEERPVRVGYVEGSRSEIVEGLSAGETIVTLGQQGLRDGMKVRTGSGAPKQQKP